Proteins found in one Gordonia sp. PDNC005 genomic segment:
- the ykgO gene encoding type B 50S ribosomal protein L36 — MKVRSSLRSLKNQPGAQVVKRHGRVYVINKLNPRFKARQG, encoded by the coding sequence ATGAAGGTCCGATCATCGCTGCGGTCGCTGAAGAACCAACCCGGCGCACAGGTGGTGAAGCGACACGGACGCGTGTACGTCATCAACAAGCTGAATCCCAGGTTCAAGGCACGCCAAGGATGA
- a CDS encoding mechanosensitive ion channel domain-containing protein: MSTQVIAFEWTEANRAWLIETPVRIACYVVAALVIRWLLFRVIDRATRPRSRTAPDERPGMIKALRDRTNRTAPRVVARRAQRAKTIGSVLKSTVSVVVVVWLALSILSELDVNIAPFIASAGIIGLAIGFGAQHLVADFVSGVFMMMEDQYGVGDIADFGDVVGEIESVGLRITTVRDMDGTLWYIRNGEIERVGNMSQDFAVARVEVPVATDVDLDRAQDVALAAAVDAATEGAVVKNVRGEPEMLGVQEVTPSHAELRLTVRTEPGAQWSVQRHLRSRILRAFDTEGIRLPLQPWVAPGAPTQA; encoded by the coding sequence ATGTCTACTCAAGTGATCGCATTCGAATGGACAGAAGCGAACCGCGCGTGGCTGATCGAGACGCCGGTCAGAATCGCCTGCTACGTCGTCGCCGCGTTGGTGATCAGATGGCTGCTCTTCCGGGTGATCGATCGAGCGACGCGGCCCAGATCGCGCACCGCGCCCGACGAACGTCCAGGGATGATCAAAGCCCTCCGGGATCGGACTAACAGGACCGCCCCCAGGGTGGTCGCCCGACGGGCGCAGCGCGCCAAGACCATCGGGTCGGTGCTCAAGTCGACCGTCTCGGTGGTCGTCGTGGTGTGGTTGGCGCTCTCGATCCTGTCCGAGCTCGACGTGAACATCGCCCCGTTCATCGCGTCCGCCGGAATCATCGGACTCGCGATAGGTTTCGGTGCCCAGCACCTCGTCGCCGATTTCGTGTCGGGAGTCTTCATGATGATGGAGGACCAGTACGGGGTGGGCGACATCGCGGACTTCGGCGATGTTGTCGGTGAGATCGAATCGGTCGGACTGCGGATCACCACCGTGCGCGACATGGACGGGACCCTCTGGTACATCCGCAACGGTGAGATCGAACGCGTCGGCAACATGAGTCAGGACTTCGCGGTCGCCCGCGTGGAGGTGCCGGTCGCGACCGACGTCGACCTCGACCGTGCCCAAGACGTCGCTCTTGCGGCGGCCGTCGACGCAGCAACTGAGGGGGCCGTGGTGAAGAACGTTCGCGGGGAGCCGGAGATGCTGGGCGTTCAGGAGGTCACTCCGTCACACGCCGAGCTGCGGCTCACCGTCAGGACCGAGCCCGGAGCGCAGTGGTCTGTGCAGCGTCACCTGCGCAGCAGGATCCTGCGCGCGTTCGACACCGAGGGGATACGACTGCCGCTCCAGCCGTGGGTCGCACCCGGGGCGCCGACACAGGCCTGA